The Bos javanicus breed banteng chromosome 21, ARS-OSU_banteng_1.0, whole genome shotgun sequence genome includes a region encoding these proteins:
- the LOC133234054 gene encoding uncharacterized protein LOC133234054, protein MCALCVPHLALPAACTGLPQAVKGGGAVAAVVGPGAGGSTSPLMSRSPAPSVSHASHTKLHSLREQACGHASHEPGPWSTQSMVLLLLLQSQPACRQDRVVASGADAVLGRQAGESHGSIENRLCQMEAQLEKNKELHLPHLGSALDLKFLVADRPADYSGDGAVLQCLQKGQLAALHDEPPEARTPPPPSRPWWAPCEAPAPSHCAPEVGLEQSADRSLYVFPFSFFWLRVYF, encoded by the exons ATGTGTGCCTTGTGCGTCCCACACTTGGCGCTGCCTGCTGCCTGCACTGGCTTGCCACAGGCAGTCAAAGGAGGGGGTGCAGTAGCCGCGGTTGTGGGGCCCGGGGCAGGGGGGAGCACGTCTCCTCTCATGAGCCGGTCACCAGCACCCTCCGTGAGCCACGCGTCACACACAAAGCTGCACAGTCTGCGTGAGCAGGCATGTGGGCATGCCTCCCACGAACCGGGGCCGTGGTCCACACAGAGCATGGTCCTCTTGCTGCTCCTGCAGTCACAGCCCGCGTGCCGTCAGGACAGGGTCGTTGCGAGCGGAGCTGATGCTGTTCTTGGCCGACAAGCGGGAGAGAGTCATGGCAGCATTGAGAATAGGCTGTGCCAGATGGAGGCCCAACTGGAGAAGAACAAGGAGCTGCA CCTACCCCACTTGGGCAGTGCCCTGGACCTCAAGTTCCTGGTGGCAGACCGGCCTGCAGACTACTCAGGAGATGGGGCAGTGCTGCAATGCCTCCAGAAAGGCCAGCTGGCAGcgctgcatgatgagccaccagAAGCAAGGACCCCGCCGCCCCCTTCCCGTCCCTGGTGGGCACCTTGTGAGGCACCTGCCCCCTCACACTGTGCTCCTGAGGTCGGTTTGGAACAAAGTGCTGATAGGTCGCTTTATGtcttcccattttcctttttctggctaaGAGTTTACTTTTaa